A stretch of the Cydia amplana chromosome 6, ilCydAmpl1.1, whole genome shotgun sequence genome encodes the following:
- the LOC134648890 gene encoding uncharacterized protein LOC134648890: METTSKARTPSRCREWERQRRNKFNDAITKLGEAVKAINKVDNPSEKDSDNVQYPKIEIVQKAIACLTNCAQEKTQLRAEILALQVKIEASKQNPESKDASTQVHTSFSKKMQNGKYVKLLMLQKSKRKALKEKQILTTNVTVEGKSKKEKLRLNQVPLQPPKILPKSTLNDKKRTENTIVVLPAAPYLFPQRPLFLPAVPPAFVIVDGGGNIQTLNKPSAPIVNRTGGDTTKTTMVNILPISAYSRPLSATKTKKVNSRSKNDTTKKVKKKPNVPKTVQESVNKKQTNNVTVETNLKNNKNPSIEKQKEVLATDTEVKCSKDPITKIKPTNVDDNVVQSQKKKEDESSVTKVTINTSKAGETPNSITIKTVEKVNENQKAISPPVQTNRNEILKEVNISLKSTSVEDKDKENKLPNILDTSLCESGVDGGNARLELAEEFLAASPTAAFLMSFPLVSGNRADSPAEDASNTVHTNVKDTSAQIAMPPAPNEIYFEKPSTNNDVKTKPIHKQPTSTAISEKQSSQNKYLDSNIHSKSVAKTSSSVAASNPSNENPFLSLPMPSLIITTTQSDTFGLDFDCSISKSIPSQSSSYVSNSNLFYKSDPFNTVKSTIYSTSSIASGHEFNSLGLYPCAMEKYSKNKSDYTNVEDNLMKIGSSRLTYDIDLGWSHKGFDFVNCTTNSNTFSKDILTTATAPTYSSSYNPFNPEFHVPLVSASSKKDSSSKPMASFAETITSFYSTPQPTNLWSEDMCFYNNTSASKTLTNKHQNYLHLEHVQPNASIKSAVTKQYETKIIPDPSLQNIVKPPNETIRQQLPEKYNKKSPNKMHINWMTSELRPMQNNCNPPQTEMKEPHKQPYGQVEHSSKKQDQHEGNYFPIAIHNFSAQPAQEDFQVWPSARPLGTTEISIEPPPINLPTLVGDLALGPHDKKRNADLSNRISVQPDIQNCGNFLSVTQLMNRSSDNATSRYHGSTTETPKPIAAKQSNAQFSNDVNRKPMSSRVEINLPQPCYVFNDPKHSYENMGQFSQQKPKTNKSEKSTKVHKNNYSAEALIRSGNCTQKVQDHIGPKFMAPSQKYGDFNTSQDTSVAQVSHFPPILDYSDNSYTGQQFSGTTLYNATTNTISNSFYSNFMSGSANIMTGSYTSAPFTGDFVDYNQAECNYTNNKYEEFKMRGNPVFQDKVPSNYKSSRRESGTKHKLECSKKENKKYQNKRAKVTETEEWSDANLFWQNKGQSKKGPNMLSEELSLANYVGNGMAPQYQHELFNSHLVNAPADRSLATFPATSRANFNLSTIFPEITMKVQ, translated from the exons ATGGAAACGACATCAAAAGCTCGAACGCCAAG CCGTTGCCGCGAGTGGGAAAGACAAAGGCGTAACAAATTCAATGATGCAATTACAAAACTCGGTGAAGCCGTTAAAGCAATCAACAAAGTAGACAATCCATCGGAAAAGGATTCAGATAATGTCCAGTACCCGAAAATTGAAATTGTACAGAAAGCCATCGCATGCCTCACAAATTGTGCACAagaaaaaacacaactga GGGCTGAAATTTTAGCTCTTCAAGTAAAAATTGAAGCAAGCAAACAGAATCCTGAATCCAAGGATGCATCAACACAAGTTCATACAAGCTTCAGTAAAAAAATGCAAA ATGGAAAATATGTTAAACTATTAATGCTACAAAAGTCAAAAAGAAAAGCTCTTAAGGAAAAGCAAATTCTGACAACCAATGTTACAGTGGAAGGAAAATCAAAGAAAGAAAAACTAAGATTAAATCAAGTACCTCTACAACCACCGAAAATATTGCCGAAATCAACCTTGAATGACAAAAAAA GAACTGAAAACACTATAGTGGTGTTGCCGGCTGCTCCATACCTGTTTCCCCAAAGACCATTATTCTTGCCAGCAGTGCCACCAGCTTTTGTTATAGTGGATGGTGGTGGAAACATACAGACTTTAAATAAACCTTCTGCACCCATAGTGAATAGAACCGGTGGAGATACAACCAAAACCACCATGGTGAACATTTTACCAATATCTGCTTACTCGCGACCACTATCagcaacaaaaacaaaaaaagtgaACTCCAGATCTAAGAATGATACcactaaaaaagtaaaaaagaaGCCAAATGTACCAAAAACTGTTCAAGAAtcagtaaataagaaacaaACTAATAATGTCACTGTTGAAACAAACctgaaaaataacaaaaatccgTCCATAGAAAAACAAAAAGAAGTGTTAGCAACTGATACAGAAGTTAAATGTTCAAAAGATCCAATAACCAAAATTAAACCTACAAATGTAGATGACAATGTTGTCCAAAGTCAGAAAAAGAAAGAGGACGAAAGTAGTGTTACAAAAGTAACTATTAATACCTCAAAAGCAGGAGAAACACCAAACTCAATCACAATAAAAACTGTCGAAAAGGTAAATGAAAATCAAAAGGCGATTTCGCCACCTGTTCAAACAAATAGAAATGAAATCCTCAAAGaagtaaacatatctttgaagtCAACGTCAGTGGAGGATAaagacaaagaaaataaattaccaAATATTCTAGATACATCACTGTGTGAGAGTGGAGTAGATGGTGGAAATGCTCGGCTAGAGCTAGCTGAGGAATTCTTAGCAGCCTCTCCTACAGCTGCATTCCTCATGTCTTTCCCTCTCGTCAGTGGCAATCGGGCGGACAGTCCTGCAGAAGACGCTTCAAACACCGTTCATACCAATGTCAAAGACACTAGTGCACAAATAGCTATGCCTCCTGCACCAAACGAGATATATTTTGAAAAACCTAGCACTAATAATGACGTCAAAACAAAACCAATACATAAACAACCTACCTCAACAGCTATTTCCGAAAAACAATcatcacaaaataaatatttggacaGTAATATCCATAGCAAATCGGTAGCAAAAACTTCTAGTTCCGTTGCAGCGTCAAATCCGTCCAATGAGAACCCGTTCTTGAGTTTACCAATGCCATCACTAATAATAACGACGACACAGTCTGACACCTTCGGCCTTGACTTTGACTGCAGTATAAGCAAATCCATCCCGAGCCAGTCGTCATCTTACGTCAGCAACAGTAACTTATTCTACAAGAGCGACCCGTTCAACACTGTCAAAAGCACTATTTATAGCACAAGCAGTATCGCTTCAGGCCACGAATTTAATAGCCTCGGGCTCTATCCATGTGCCATGgagaaatacagtaaaaataaatcAGATTACACAAACGTTGAGGATAACCTTATGAAAATTGGATCGTCTCGGTTAACATATGACATTGATCTTGGTTGGTCGCACAAAGGATTTGATTTCGTAAATTGCACCACAAATTCGAATACATTTAGTAAAGATATCCTAACCACCGCGACAGCCCCCACATATTCTTCGTCTTACAACCCATTCAACCCAGAGTTCCATGTCCCGCTGGTATCAGCTTCCAGTAAAAAAGATTCTTCAAGCAAACCCATGGCTTCGTTTGCGGAAActataacaagcttttattcaaCTCCACAACCTACGAATCTATGGTCAGAAGATATGTGCTTTTATAACAATACTAGTGCTTCTAAAACATTGACGAATAAACACCAGAATTATCTCCATCTAGAACACGTCCAACCGAATGCCTCAATCAAATCTGCTGTAACCAAACAATATGAAACCAAAATTATCCCGGATCCCAGTTTGCAAAATATTGTGAAACCACCCAATGAAACTATTAGACAGCAATTACCTGAGAAATACAACAAAAAGTCACCAAATAAAATGCATATCAATTGGATGACGTCCGAGCTGCGCCCAATGCAAAACAATTGCAACCCACCACAAACGGAAATGAAAGAACCTCACAAGCAACCATATGGTCAAGTAGAACACTCTTCTAAAAAGCAAGACCAACACGAGGGAAATTATTTCCCTATTGCTATACATAATTTTTCAGCCCAACCTGCTCAGGAAGATTTTCAGGTTTGGCCTTCGGCGAGACCTCTAGGCACGACGGAGATAAGCATTGAACCTCCGCCTATAAATCTACCAACATTGGTCGGAGATCTGGCTTTAGGACCTCACGACAAGAAGAGAAATGCAGATTTATCAAATAGAATCAGTGTCCAGCCAGACATTCAGAACTGTGGTAACTTTTTGTCTGTTACCCAACTTATGAACCGTTCCTCCGACAATGCAACTTCACGTTATCATGGCTCTACTACGGAAACTCCGAAACCGATCGCGGCAAAACAGAGTAATGCGCAATTCTCTAATGATGTCAACCGTAAACCAATGTCGTCACGCGTTGAAATTAATTTACCGCAACCGTGTTATGTTTTTAACGATCCAAAGCATTCTTATGAAAACATGGGCCAATTTTCGCAACAGAAACCAAAAACAAATAAGTCCGAGAAAAGCACAAAGGTTCATAAGAATAATTATTCCGCAGAAGCATTAATTCGAAGTGGCAATTGCACACAGAAGGTTCAAGATCACATCGGTCCAAAGTTTATGGCCCCGTCCCAAAAGTACGGTGATTTCAATACCTCACAAGACACGAGTGTCGCTCAGGTGTCCCATTTTCCTCCTATACTGGATTATTCTGACAACAGTTACACTGGCCAACAATTCTCCGGAACAACATTATATAACGCCACCACTAATACTATATCTAATTCATTCTATTCCAATTTTATGTCGGGCAGCGCGAATATAATGACTGGCAGCTACACAAGTGCTCCTTTTACTGGCGATTTCGTGGATTACAACCAAGCGGAGTGCAATTATACCAACAATAAATACGAGGAGTTTAAAATGCGCGGTAACCCAGTCTTCCAAGATAAAGTTCCTTCTAATTACAAGAGTTCTAGACGAGAATCTGGTACGAAACACAAACTGGAATGTTCCAAGAAGGAAAATAAAAAGTATCAAAACAAGCGGGCTAAAGTGACAGAGACAGAGGAGTGGAGCGATGCTAACCTGTTCTGGCAGAATAAGGGTCAGAGTAAGAAGGGTCCCAACATGTTGTCGGAAGAGCTGTCGCTCGCGAACTACGTGGGGAACGGCATGGCACCGCAGTATCAGCACGAGCTGTTCAACAGCCACCTGGTGAACGCGCCCGCCGACCGTTCGCTCGCTACTTTCCCTGCTACGTCGCGCGCCAATTTCAACCTCAGCACCATATTTCCGGAAATAACAATG aaAGTGCAGTAA
- the LOC134648891 gene encoding syntenin-1-like → MSLYPSLEDMKVDTMVRAQMAQHQAPPPYTHNHLPVAAAPSAPAPTGQFYPSLGEYMGLEFSESVIAANMPEYRMQTVQSGGAVTNLIAPLSSQSVSLPKATVTNAIRQVVLCKDADGKCGVRLHSVNSGVFVCYVATGSPAALAGLRFGDQVLEINDVALAGMTMEKCHELLRKAPVNGITMAVRDRPFERTITLHKDSIGHVGFHFKDGKVVGLVKDSSAARNGMLTDHQLMEVNTINVVGMKDKEISKVIDNSPSVVNITIIPHYIYKHMISKMSSSLFKEFDRTPAV, encoded by the exons ATGTCGCTGTACCCTTCTCTGGAGGACATGAAGGTGGACACGATGGTGCGGGCCCAGATGGCCCAGCATCAGGCTCCACCACCCTACACTCACAACCACCTGCCAGTGGCAGCTGCCCCATCCGCCCCTGCCCCAACTGGCCAATTCTACCCCTCCTTGGGAGAATACATGGGCCTTGAGTTCTCTGAAAGTGTCATAGCTGCAAATATGCCAGAATATCGAATGCAAACC GTTCAATCTGGAGGTGCAGTAACCAACCTGATAGCTCCCCTATCATCTCAATCAGTGTCCCTACCGAAAGCTACTGTAACCAATGCCATAAGGCAGGTGGTTCTCTGCAAAGATGCAGATGGCAAGTGTGGGGTCCGTCTGCATTCCGTCAACAGTGGTGTGTTTGTGTGTTATGTTGCTACTGGGAGCCCTGCGGCTCTGGCCGGGCTCAGGTTTGGAGACCAAGTGCTGGAGATCAATGATGTGGCACTTGCTGGCATGACTATGGAGAAGTGCCATGAGTTGTTGAGAAAGGCGCCTGTTAATGGAATCACTATGGCAGTGAGGGACAG GCCTTTTGAGAGGACTATTACCCTGCACAAAGACTCCATTGGACATGTGGGCTTCCACTTCAAAGACGGGAAGGTTGTTGGTCTAGTGAAGGATTCATCTGCGGCTCGCAACGGCATGCTGACTGACCATCAGCTAATGGAAGTGAACACAATCAATGTTGTTGGAATGAAAGATAAAGAAATATCAAAAGTCATTGATAACAGCCCGTCTGTTGTAAACATAACAATTATTCCACACTATATTTACAAGCACATGATAAGCAA GATGTCTTCGTCACTGTTCAAGGAGTTTGATCGTACACCAGCTGTCtaa